In the genome of Arachis stenosperma cultivar V10309 chromosome 6, arast.V10309.gnm1.PFL2, whole genome shotgun sequence, the window TTCACATTCGTGGGGGCTCCCCACACTTGATCCTTCAAGCATACTCTTTTCATCTAGATTAGCACAATACACTTCGGCTACAACATTGTCAATCATGTCACACAAGAATACGGAATGATCCTCCGGTGAGTGCCTCATGGCTTCATCAAGACTAAAGCTAACAACTCTTCCGTCAATCTCAAAAGAATAAGTTCTCGAATAGACATCCAATTTGAACCTAGAGGTCCTCAAAAATGGCCTCCCAAGTAAGATAGACGATGTCCTTTCAGATTCACTAGGTGGCATCTCAAGGATATGAAAATCAATCGTAAATACCAAACCCTTAATGTTTACCAACACATCTTCCACAATACCCGTCACAGTTATTATGCTCTTATCCGCCAAGACAAACCTAGCTACCGACCGCTTCAATGGTGGGAGCTTCAATATATGATAAACGGAATGAGGCATAATACTAACGCATGCACCAAGATCACACATAAAATCAATGAATTGAACTCCATCTATGGTACAAGTGACTAAGTAAGGGCCCGGATCACCACACTTTTCCGGTATTGCTTTCATTAAAGCCgaaatagaactccccaatggAATAGTTTCTAACTCATGGATTCTATCTTTGTTCATACACAAATctttaagaaactttgcatatttaggtacttgaTGGTTAGTATCAAAGAGAGGGATAGTTACCTCAATTTTCTTTAACATCTCGACCATTTTGGGGTCAAGCTCTATACGCTTCTTGGTCTTCCTTGCTAATGTGGGAAATGGAATTGGTTGAGCAACTTCCTCCAAGACCTTTTCATATTTAGAGACTTCACTCTTTGGTTGAGGGACTATTTAGACCTCTTGTGTTTCATCCTCCTCTTCAGTTTCTTCTATCTCAACCACATCcttgatgcaaatgcatatttgcattattagttagttagtttagttagttttagcttaatttcactcattttctctaaataaacaagtccttttatgagctttgtttccatgcatgatgatatcaaggaacatgttaattctagccaaattcatgcaaatgttttaaggaatgcatatatgaatgagtatgaatgaatctcatgaaatttattgcatgaattggtaagactttgaagctatttcccttgttgatgataggtgatgagacaaggaagcatggaagcaagaatgatgcaagctgggcaagaagttggcgttgccaacttggatacaAGGGGCGTTATtcttgccaacgccaggaaaatGAAGTTGGCGTTACCAACTTGGATATAGTGTGCGTTATTGAGGACAACGCCCACACACAAagagcttggtcctggaggcaaccaaggagcaaagttggcgttgccaactctagaaccaagttgccaacgccacaacaCAAGCAAGTTTGGCAGccctggaagcaaagttggcgttgccaactctagaaccaagttgccaacgcccacacaagcaaggaacttgagccatgaaggagtgtcgagggcgttgccaacgccaagaactatgggcgttgttgaaggcacgccacacacacaagcttggccctggagcAAGCTCAACCACGTGCCAACTTGAGGAGGGCGTTGCCAAtgccacacaaccaagcaactttggcaccatgGGAAGCAAGCTCaacccacgttgccaacgctagatggcgttgccaacgccacacacaagcaaattttggcaccaagtcttggcgcaccaaccaggttgccaacgcccaatggcgcaccaaccaggttgccaaacgcccaatggcgcaccaacagGTTGCCAAACGCCCCAATGCGCACCAACCGCGTTGCAAACGCCCATCAGCCCACCATccgcgttgccaacgccaatcaaAGGCAtcatccaagttgccaacgccagggagatgcaccatgcacgttgccaacgcccaatggccttgccatgcacgttgccaacgccaggaagcaagcatggagccttgagaagggctcgagcacgttgccaacgtgctaaagagaaggagttattcgcaataacgccaggaatgtggtgcacgttgctaacttgaatgtatgggcgttattcacaacaactccaacaaggcagcctgaccataacaagaacatgaagtgaaattcaagaaggctagagattagccttgggtgtggctcgagcacgttgccaacgtgccacaaggggggcgtgttttgcaacaacgccagccccaagtccttgccttgggagagtaaggcacgggcacgttgccaacttggggttgagggtgcgttattcacaacaacttggcaacaacttggcagcttgaccttaccttctttgaggaaccataacttgagctaggaaagtccaattgagattccagtggcattagaaaatagacatcaagagctttccaatgatgtataatagtccatattgaagctgaaggttgacactcaaattccgGGCTAcattagcatgaaagtaaggccaagatgaggaaaagcaagttattggcaacaacttgggctagcaacgcccaagtctcatacttcatgcccaggaaattgtcctgcacgttgccaacgtgcatttggcctggagttagtgccaataacgccaagccaatgggccagaatcatgatgaatgaacccttcctttccaagcctagcacctccaattgagccaagaattcaacaatgagaaagcccacattgctaacccaaattgaagatctctgaaaagttttagagtagtataaatagaagagattgatgtacttgtaaAGGACTTTTTTTACACTTTTGGAATACTTTCCAACACTTAgacatttttacactttttagCACTTGTATTTGGAAACTCTTTTGGTACTTCCGAGAGGAGACCAGAGAGCCAATTTCGATTCATCTTGGAacctctcttcttcatttcctttaagctttaagcattcttcttcttcttcatcatctttcttTATACTTAgcttaatttttgtttatggcaattattgttgaaattggagcaatgactcactaaaccccactttcattagggggaggagctctgtttgttggaatgaattggtgaacccatcttctcctcctcaattctagtggttgatctaaagagggaactcttgctcttcatagattcaaccaccatcgagagaggggttaatctacatgaattatgtggtgaatttgaggaatgagccacataattcagtttagagttcatcctttcatgatttctttaatcaatataccttggttagtatgtgagatgtaactctccttggttgagattataggaattgtgtggctggattagatttgagcttcatctcttctcatgaacaattagatcacgagagtggcaattggttatgttgagagagattgaatcaccaagagattgggattcaatcacccacttgccatggatctatacccatgattgaggaagatttgactaacatcaattcatgaaaactagcatctctgatccctaatgatcctctctatcattaattctcatctctcttgttcttagtgtttgaacCCATTGCCCAACTCACTTCTACATTCTGtccatttacattctgttcctTTAATGTCATGtactcttatgctctttaaatttctgcaattaattccttgcaatttatctttgatgtcatttaagtttcttgcactttaagtttccgtcatttaccttcattttatttctctattctagttctttacattttgtcatttacattcttgcaattatgttcaaaaatcaaaatgttcatgaaatcaaaactgtttgcttgactaaatctaccatttaactaaagttgcttaatctaccaatctctgtggaatcgatctcactctttgtgagttttattacttgatacgacccggtatacttgccggttgtacgtgaaatctaattttatgtatcaagttttggcgccgttgccggggatggttagattgacaatgattaagtgaaaggtggtttagattaagcatttttttattgtgtttttgcTAGCCCACtaaactgtttgatactttgtttcactaaccccaATTTCACTCTAGTTTTAGAGtgtctcacttgtgattttggtttgtttgtgtatgtcaggagctagtagacgtatattgaggacgagagaccctcgaaggataaggagagcagaaagaggaaagttcatagttggtgaagaggagtcagaggaatcagagggagaagaccaagtcatggaggatgagatacaaaatcctcctggaggggtcaacaataatggtggacatagaagggtgttatcttcgtataccatccctgatccaagacattgtgggagcagcattgccaccccaaatgttcaggccaacaactttgagttgaaacctcagctcatcactttggtatagaacaattgctcttatggagggggacctcttgaagacccaaatcaacatctctctgtttttctgaggatatgcaatacagtgaagacaaatagagtgcatccagatgtctacaagttgttgctattcccattctctttgagggacaaggccactcaatggctagagtcattccccaaggaaagcctcaatgattggaatgaagtgatgagaagatttctagcaaagttctacccacctcaaaagatcatcaagttgaagacagaggttcagacttttaggcaaatggatggggagtcattatatgaagcctgggaaaggtacaaggcactaatgagaagatgcccactgacatgtttagtgatgggtcaaaactccaaaacttctatgaaggcctaaatcagaagcaaggaagggactagattactcatcaggaggatcactcaacatgatgaaaaactgctgaggaggctcaagacctcattgagattgtggcaaacaatcaatattattactcatcagagaggcagcataatccacccccaaagaaaggtgtaatggagcttgaaggtgttgatgctatcttggcacaaaacaagttaatgcaccaacaaatccaacaacaaatggagatgataacaaagagaatggatggtatgcaacttgcatcagtgaacacaacaaatcaaccatcactgaatggggccaaggtgaagggaccacggttgaacaaccacaagaacaagttcaatacatgcagaatacttcaaattctcaggaggaattccatggtgatacatacaactcatcttggaagaatcatcccaatttaaagtggggagaaaaccattggcaaaagaacaacaaccacagtCACACCCGtacacaaacaaccaaaatcaccataccaacaacactaaccaatatagaaaacaaaacacatatcaacacccccatcataactcacaaactcaccaaaataacttctctgcgccatcatccaactcacaaaactaccacactaatccacccaacaacttccaacaacaatcaacccccatcatacctcccattgaccatcatgaggccagaatctcaagtctggaagtaaccttgcaagcacttgctcaaaccactcaagctttagctaagggacaacaagaacaagcggtcactataaagaacattgagagacaagtgggacaattggccaaacaagccgagaaaccaaccaatgttctcccaagtgacacaatacccaacccaagagaagaatgtaaggctttgcagttaaggagtggcaaggtagttggtgaaagttcaaataaagaagcaacaaaacccaaagagcaagacacagtggagaggcaagatgaagaaaaggcttcaacatctaacaaaggcaaggaggttgtcaagccacaaggcaatccaccaagtcaaggaggcaaccgtgatggcaaggagagtatgaatccacaaaaagaaaacaaaaatgaaggggtaaaagcttatgtacccaagcttccatacccaactaggatacacaaaggagcaaaggaccaacaattcccaaggtttttagagatcttcaagaaacttgaaatcaacatcccattggcagaggctctagaacagatgccattgtatgcaaagtttcttaaggagttgatcaccaagaagaggagttggcaagaaaaagaaaccgtggttctcaatcaagagtgtagtgccatcattcaagggttacctccaaaactcaaagaccctggcagctttctcataccttgcacgattgggagcatggctgtTGACAAGTCACTTTGTgatctgggagcaagcattaacttaatgccccttaccatgatgaagaaaatgatgattgaatagctcaaacccacaaggatgtcactccaacttgttgacagatccatcaaagtaccaaatggagtagttgagaacctcttggtgaaggtgggaaacttcatattcccagctgattttgtggtcctagacatggatgaagagggaaacaattcagtcatccttggtagaccctttttggctacagctagaacaatcattgatgtggaaaagggagagatgattttcagagtgcatgatgagcaaatgaccataaatgtcttcaaagcaatgcaacaccctgttgagaaagaaaattgcatgaggattgatgtagtagactctttggttgaagaagtccttgacacaaaccatcaaatgaaacaagaggaagtccataacatcaagggacaagatgagaacaaattggaagcatcagaggaaccaagtgaagctaccaaagaagaggcaccacaacaagagttgaaaccactacctcctcatcttaaatatgcattccttggtgagaaggatagcttcccagtgatcatcaattccacattgaatgcAGAGGAGGAAGAAAAGCTCCTTATGGTGttgaaagctcacaaagaggcgttgggatggaccattgatgacttgaaaggcataagccctgctgtgtgcatgcacaagatacttctagaggagaattccaaaccagtggtacaacctcaaagaagattgaatcccacaatgaaggaagttgttcaaaaggaagtctTGAAGTTGTGTAAGGCTGGGATCATataccctatatctgacagcccttgggtcagtccagtgcaagtagtacccAAGAAGGAGGCATGACTGTCAtcgttaatgagaagaatgagctcattccaacacgaacagtgacagggtggagaatgtgcatagactataggaggctgaatgatgctacacgaaaagaccactttcctctccctttcattgaccagatgctggaaaggttggctggccatgcatactattgttttcttgatggatattctggctataaccaaatagtggttgaccccatggatcaagagaagacctccttcacttgtccctttggagtctttgcatataggagaatgccatttggactttgcaatgccccagctacctttcaaagatgcatgctttcaatcttctcagacatggtagaaaaatttattgaagtctttatggatgatttctctgtttttggtgattcctttaatacttgcttgcaccatcttaccttagtcctgaaaagatgccaagaaacaaacttagttttgaattgggagaaatgccatttcatggtacccgaaggcattgttcttggccaaaatttcaagaaaggtatagaagttgacaaggcaaaagtagaaattataaaaaacttccttgccaactagtgtgaaagccgttagggtttcttggggcatgctggattttataggagattcatcaaagatttttcaaaaatagcaaagccactaagcaatttgctggtggtagaCAATCCTTTTATCTTGATGATGAATGtaaacatgcttttgaaactctaaaggctaagctcaccacagcaccaatcatcacaccccaacttggggactaccttttgaactcatgtgtgatgcaagcaaccttgcaatcggtgctgtgttggggcagaggaaggaaaagaggcttcatgttatctactatgcaagtaaggtattgaatgaaactcaaagaaactacaccacaacagagaaagagttagCCGTGGTGTgcctttgataagtttagacaatattgattggatctaaagtcttagtgtatactgaccatgctgccaTTAAGtattatgtcaaaacaggatgccaaaccaaggctaatcagatgggtgctactcctacaagagtttgacattgagatcaaagatagaaagggcagtgaaaatcaagttgctgatcacttatcaagggtacCACAAGATGAATGCCAAGACAACTTTCCATTAATAAATGAAGAgtttccagatgaacatctcttgcacgttcaacatgtcccttggtttgcagacatggccaactacaaggcaggaagaatcattccacaagagtacacaagaCAACAAGTTAAGAAGCTGTTGCATGAGGCTAGGTTCTTCTTTTGGGAcgaaccattcttgttcaaaagatgcccagatggaatgataagaagatgtgtgccagaaggtgagatgaaggacatactatggcattgtcacaactctagctatggtggtcattttggggcCGAAAGAACTgctgcaaaggtccttcaaagtggtttctattggccttcaatcttcaaggatgctagggagtttgtgagccaatgcaatgaatgtcaaagaacagggggtttgtcaaagaaaaatgagatgcctcaaaagttcattttggaagtggaactctttgatttgtggggaatagatttcatgggaccttttcctccatcCTACACGTTCAAATACAtcctggtagcagtagagtatgtctccaaatgggtagaagcaatagccaccaccacatgtgataccaacgtggtcttgcaattcctcaagaagaacatcttcactagatttggagtacccaaaggacttataagtgatgggggaagccacttttgcaacaagcaactcaattctttactccacaagtatggtgttacacacaaagtagctaccccatatcacccacaaaccaatggacaagctgaacttgccaacagagagtaaaaaggatcttggagaaaactgtgggaacaacaagaaaggattgggttaggaagctggatgatgcactttgggcatataggacagccttcaagacacccataggaaaatctccatttcagctggtgtatggaaaggcatgccacctccctgtggagcttgaacataaggccttttgggccaccaaacttctgaatttagatgctcaagcagcaggagagaagaggttgctaAAACTCAATGAgcttgaggagttcagattggaggcatatgacaatgccaaaatatacaaggaaagagcaaaaagatggcatgataagaggatctctcaaagaacatttgaaccgggccaaaaggtgttgttattcaattcaagattgaagatcttccctgggaagctgaggtctagatggactggtccatacaccatcaccaaagtatcacctcatggctatgttgaattgcttgatgaagcctcaaaacaaaccttcacagctaatggacatagggtgaagcactattttggtggcccttggagcaaggaagagagtgtgcaactcttaacatgaaCAAAGAAGCAGCAATGtcgagctaaggacaataaacaaagcgcttcatgggaggcaacccatgcacagggaatcctttattttcatgttttagtaaccaataatgatcaagtagactagtacatggtgtatgcaaggcactaagtttggtgtggccaatcttgaagtaatggcaaatgtgtgttctacaacacttagccacaaactaagtttggtgtctatACATACATGAAAATGCTAGGCTATGAAAGTATTGTCATCTATTTtagttatataataataaaaaaaaaagaaaaaaaacgtGAAAAAGCATGTAATGTAggtaaattactaaaatttgaggtggctatctttggaattaattccatagaacacttagtcacaaactaagtttggtgtctttacttgcattattaatgctaaaaaatagattagggaatcTAATTTAGTCAAGTTTGCATAGGAACATCATCATAAGTTTTTAGCcattaatgtcactttaagaatctcaagcctttggcattttgttgcaggaaagaaagaaagaagtgatggggaatcttggaagcatataatgaaagaaagaagtgatgggaaTCTTGGAAGAAAGGTCACGGATGCATTGGAATCACATGAGTTTGGAACTTTGTGCATGGAGAAAAATaactcaacatgcattgggcacaaggaagcatgcttCCCATGCCATGACCGAGCCTTAAACCATGCATCCTCACCAAagttcactttaaatacttcaaccatattcatcaaaCCTCATTCTTCATCACTCATTCTTCCACCCCCATAACCTCATTCAAGTACCCGAACTCACACTCAACCTCCAACCTATTCCATGTTTCACAAATTCTAGCCATGAACCtcatctttacccaacaaaactctTGGAGCATTACATCTCTCACATAGCCGAAACACTCAACCTCcttcaccatcattttctatCTTCTCTAAGTCACCGTGCTTATCTCATATCCCTCTCATTCACAACTATTTTCTttatgcttgaggacaagcattgatctaagtttggtgtggaagattcaacccttgcaagtgaatttcaatggcctcatcatcaagggataggagaggAGATGAAGGACAAGACACCTTTGatgaaagaagattcaaatccaaacacaatgagcggatctttagttggatgtcaagcaaagatgttgttccggaGTTACCTTTCAAGCTAAAGAAAGATGAGTACcctgagatacaaaaaataatcagaaaaaggggatgggagcttctctgtgaccaacctcaagaagtgagcatgcttctcatccatgagttctacactaatgtgataagagaatatgatgatgaagaaccatacatgagctatgtaagaggtgtggatgttgattttagcccggacaccatcaatagggtgctaagggtcaagcacaaacagttcaaacgagctagctatgaagaaagggttgaaaataacccaagatatgtggatgtggtgagtgacttatgcagaataggcacggattgggtgttggattcacatggacaaccactcaagcttcggagaggtgatctcatacctcaagcaaaaggatggcatgacatagtgaggagatcattgatgtccacttcaaataattctgaggtaaccgtgaatagagcaataatgatccattgtataatgaaaggaggagaaatcaatgttggagacattatagccaagaacatcattgacatagctcaaaaagtcaaacaggacagctggctaggatatcctagtactattctgcgcctatgtgaagaagctggagtgcctcttgaagaatttggagaaactgatttggtctctattggaagcatggaagcaagaatgatgcaagctgggcaagaagttggcgttgccaacttggatacaAGGGGCGTTATtcttgccaacgccaggaaaatGAAGTTGGCGTTACCAACTTGGATATAGTGTGCGTTATTGAGGACAACGCCCACACACAAagagcttggtcctggaggcaaccaaggagcaaagttggcgttgccaactctagaaccaagttgccaacgccacaacaCAAGCAAGTTTGGCAGccctggaagcaaagttggcgttgccaactctagaaccaagttgccaacgcccacacaagcaaggaacttgagccatgaaggagtgtcgagggcgttgccaacgccaagaactatgggcgttgttgaaggcaacgccacacacacaagcttggccctggagcaagctcaaccacgttgccaacttgaggagggcgttgccaacgccacacaaccaagcaactttggcaccatgGGAAGCAAgctcaaccacgttgccaacgctagatgggcgttgccaacgccacacacaagcaaattttggcaccaagtcttggcgcaccaaccaggttgccaacgcccaatggcgcaccaaccaggttgccaaacgcccaatggcgcaccaaccaggttgccaaacgcccaatggcgcaccaaccgcgtTGCAAACGCCCATCAGCCCACCATccgcgttgccaacgccaatcaaAGGCAtcatccaagttgccaacgccagggagatgcaccatgcacgttgccaacgcccaatggccttgccatgcacgttgccaacgccaggaagcaagcatggagccttgagaagggctcgagcacgttgccaacgtgctaaagaGAAGGAGTTATTCGCAATAACGCCAGGAAATTgtggtgcacgttgctaacttgaaatgtatgggcgttattcacaacaactccaacaaggcagcctgaccatgtcctcttcaatggaagatatcttgagctacagagatccaaattgagtgcttccagttgcattggaaagcggacattcagagctttccaaccatgtataatagtctatggtggagcacaaaattgaagccaaaccagagtcatctttaggccctaaaaacaagaacatgaagtgaaattcaagaaggctagagattagCCTTGGGGTgtggctcgagcacgttgccaacgtgccacaaggggggcgtgttttgcaacaacgccagccccaagtccttgccttgggagagtaaggcacgggcacgttgccaacttggggttgagggtgcgttattcacaacaacttggcaacaacttggcagcttgaccttaccttctttgaggaaccataacttgagcttggaaagtccaattgaggtgattccagtggcattagaaaatagacatcaagagctttccaatgatgtataatagtccatattgaagctgaaggttgacactcaaattccgggctacatttagcatgaaagtaaggccaagatgaggaaaagcaagttattggcaacaacttgggctagcaacgcc includes:
- the LOC130934185 gene encoding uncharacterized protein LOC130934185, producing the protein MVEMLKKIEVTIPLFDTNHQVPKYAKFLKDLCMNKDRIHELETIPLGSSISALMKAIPEKCGDPGPYLVTCTIDGVQFIDFMCDLGACVSIMPHSVYHILKLPPLKRSVARFVLADKSIITVTGIVEDVLVNIKGLVFTIDFHILEMPPSESERTSSILLGRPFLRTSRFKLDVYSRTYSFEIDGRVVSFSLDEAMRHSPEDHSVFLCDMIDNVVAEVYCANLDEKSMLEGSSVGSPHECEENTALPLDPPEVQMPSQEQHVDLKPLPPHLKYAYLDEAHKLPVIIAKELTPHQEEKLLHVLRRNERAIGWSLADLVGISPKCVSTESS